A window of Tautonia plasticadhaerens contains these coding sequences:
- a CDS encoding caspase family protein has product MTGQEHGLRDVEVVDDLGSDYAYRELWALIVGISSHAHSPWDLRFAHRDADELAKLLKNPSYGGLDDVHMKVLLNEQATTAAITRALRSFLRKPARQDLVLLHFSCHGTPDPDGLDEVYLVTHDTDPDDIAATAVPMREIDFAVEKTLKAERVVILADTCHSGALGNRNRSTKLVAPSAQVLASHLSEVGKSKRGKAWLMSAEASEVSLEDERWGGGHGLFTFHVIEGLKGGAERDGRVRVGDLFTYVDERVRKDSENRQHPIRGMEQFARDLVLATTAHLSAEEHFQIGRLLDGMGRLFHDPRRLESASEQLRWAFDKAAESNLPMPRAAILHGLARLSLREGDRALAAFDAALKAAGEDLDAAADARFHRTLALLDDGRPLGEVLTALDDFLSRHEADPRADCAREMRRRIETVERSRQRALLIGIAEYQRASLNLRGPTHDLKILSDVLVERLGFLPADVRLLSDAAATRSGILAALADMARESNPDDVVVVYFAGHGYEGTNETYWVAHDTDPDTGANALKGAEIHAALRAIRSSQTIALIDTHPNDNYLDLIAADGGYTLVLGASPGEMAYETAGDAEVPEPHGVFTLALVRVLRQGAARELRTCQLRDRLIEEVRRLGYQPADSEAPPVQTGPAEAIPRAVRRQTPKVIGNEDQVLFSGLPDFAELFRFSRNRGFARMTIGHVENLEQKTRSLSCPFSGFRYGLGRAYLEQGRADLAIPLLEGVPPTAPEGGEAGLALACSYLERDREEDARRALDAAIATRAAPENAWERSALDHLRTLVDRGIARRRALLVGINAYVAPEVPNPGGAVADVDALNAVLVDRWGFRPEDVTILTDAAATRDAILAGFRSLAEAAREAPCIFAFSGVGSTDSEGRPGIISVDSRQRPDLFDDIDVEELTRIAGPSAPNLIAILDAGWTHTSTEDEELLRRGRCAPSNVRSRIAARDLGSYRELSGLSLGIGRTTIYSESLRVDFTGRSVVEELLPDPEPGTTAPKLQGRLMHALTSALRRLDPDHATASAWLAEAFVSWTDPNTKQRTDDPVVISETETDAPLFGSSASREVLTALRRVERGPIAELVPRLKRLIEKQRRPEFLLNLGLAHEALDDRDAAIDAFEDARDHEEATSGIRAEARYHLGRVLYERNRGTDLDRAIGELREAIAQDAGLTGAFYYLGRALRDSARRNLDDLAVQAFRKYLDGDAPLGHRDEVRRWMNPGRNVTTSTL; this is encoded by the coding sequence ATGACAGGTCAAGAGCACGGGCTTCGTGACGTAGAGGTGGTCGACGATCTAGGCTCCGACTATGCCTACCGCGAGCTCTGGGCGTTGATCGTAGGGATCTCCTCCCACGCTCACTCGCCGTGGGATCTCCGCTTCGCCCATCGCGATGCGGATGAGCTGGCCAAGCTCCTGAAGAATCCCTCATACGGCGGGCTCGACGACGTGCACATGAAAGTGCTGCTCAACGAGCAGGCGACGACCGCCGCGATCACCCGGGCCCTGCGGTCGTTCTTAAGAAAACCCGCGCGACAGGACCTCGTCCTGCTCCACTTCTCCTGCCACGGGACGCCCGACCCGGACGGGCTGGACGAAGTCTACCTGGTCACGCACGACACCGACCCCGACGACATCGCGGCGACGGCCGTCCCGATGCGCGAGATCGACTTCGCGGTGGAGAAGACGCTGAAGGCCGAGCGCGTCGTCATCCTCGCCGACACGTGCCACTCGGGGGCGCTGGGCAATCGGAATCGGTCTACCAAATTGGTGGCACCCAGCGCGCAGGTCCTCGCCAGCCACCTGAGCGAGGTCGGCAAGTCCAAGCGCGGCAAGGCGTGGCTGATGTCGGCCGAGGCCAGCGAAGTGTCGCTCGAGGACGAGCGCTGGGGCGGCGGGCATGGGCTGTTCACCTTCCACGTCATCGAGGGCCTGAAGGGCGGGGCCGAGCGGGACGGGCGGGTGCGGGTCGGCGACCTCTTCACCTACGTCGACGAGCGCGTCCGCAAGGATAGCGAGAACCGGCAGCACCCGATCCGGGGGATGGAGCAGTTCGCCCGCGACCTGGTGCTGGCGACGACGGCCCACCTGAGCGCCGAGGAGCACTTCCAGATCGGCCGGCTGCTGGATGGCATGGGCCGGCTGTTCCACGACCCGCGACGGCTGGAATCCGCGAGCGAGCAGCTCAGGTGGGCCTTCGACAAGGCCGCCGAGAGCAACTTGCCGATGCCGCGGGCCGCGATCCTGCACGGCCTGGCCCGGCTCTCGCTCCGCGAGGGCGACCGGGCCCTCGCGGCCTTCGACGCGGCGCTGAAGGCCGCCGGCGAGGACCTCGATGCCGCGGCCGACGCCCGGTTCCACCGCACCTTGGCCCTGCTCGACGACGGCCGTCCCCTCGGCGAGGTGCTCACGGCGCTCGACGATTTCCTGTCCCGTCACGAGGCCGATCCCCGGGCCGATTGCGCCCGCGAGATGCGCCGGCGGATCGAGACCGTCGAGCGGTCGCGACAACGGGCCCTGCTGATCGGGATCGCCGAATACCAGCGGGCTTCCCTCAATCTTCGAGGCCCCACGCACGACCTGAAGATCCTGAGCGACGTCCTCGTCGAGCGCCTCGGCTTCCTCCCCGCCGACGTCCGGCTGCTCTCCGACGCGGCCGCAACCCGGAGCGGCATCCTGGCCGCCCTGGCCGACATGGCCCGCGAGTCCAACCCGGACGATGTGGTGGTCGTTTACTTCGCAGGACACGGGTACGAGGGGACGAATGAAACCTACTGGGTCGCCCACGACACCGACCCGGACACCGGCGCTAACGCCTTGAAGGGGGCTGAGATTCACGCGGCCCTCAGGGCGATCCGCTCGTCCCAGACGATCGCTCTGATCGACACGCACCCGAACGACAACTACCTGGACCTGATCGCAGCGGATGGTGGCTACACGCTGGTCCTCGGCGCCAGTCCCGGAGAGATGGCCTACGAGACGGCGGGCGACGCCGAGGTCCCCGAACCGCATGGGGTCTTCACGCTGGCCCTGGTCCGCGTTCTCCGCCAGGGTGCCGCCCGGGAACTCCGGACGTGTCAGTTACGCGATCGGCTCATCGAGGAAGTGCGCCGTCTGGGCTACCAGCCGGCGGACTCGGAGGCACCGCCGGTGCAGACCGGGCCGGCCGAGGCCATCCCCCGGGCGGTGCGGCGGCAGACACCGAAGGTCATCGGCAACGAGGACCAGGTCCTCTTCAGCGGCCTGCCCGACTTCGCCGAGTTGTTCCGCTTCAGCCGCAACCGGGGTTTCGCCCGGATGACGATCGGGCATGTCGAAAACCTCGAACAGAAGACCCGGTCGCTCTCCTGCCCGTTCTCCGGGTTCCGCTACGGTCTCGGCCGGGCATACCTGGAGCAGGGCCGCGCCGACCTGGCCATCCCCCTGCTGGAAGGCGTGCCCCCCACCGCCCCGGAGGGGGGTGAGGCCGGCCTCGCGCTGGCCTGCTCGTACCTCGAGCGGGATCGGGAGGAGGACGCACGTCGAGCCCTGGACGCGGCGATCGCGACCCGTGCGGCGCCCGAGAACGCCTGGGAACGCTCGGCCCTGGACCACCTCCGGACGCTCGTCGACCGCGGGATCGCGCGGCGCAGGGCCCTGCTCGTCGGGATCAACGCCTATGTCGCGCCCGAGGTCCCCAACCCCGGGGGGGCGGTCGCCGATGTGGATGCCCTGAACGCCGTCCTGGTCGACCGCTGGGGCTTCCGGCCGGAGGACGTGACGATCCTGACCGACGCCGCCGCGACCCGGGACGCGATCCTGGCCGGGTTCCGGTCCCTGGCCGAGGCCGCGCGCGAGGCCCCGTGCATCTTCGCCTTCTCGGGCGTCGGCTCGACCGACTCCGAGGGCCGGCCCGGGATCATCTCCGTCGACAGCCGGCAGCGTCCCGACCTCTTCGACGACATCGACGTAGAGGAGCTGACGCGGATCGCGGGCCCCTCCGCTCCGAACCTGATCGCGATCCTCGATGCCGGATGGACCCACACGAGCACCGAGGACGAGGAGCTCCTGCGGCGTGGCCGGTGCGCGCCGTCGAACGTCCGCTCCCGCATCGCGGCCCGCGACCTCGGTTCGTATCGGGAACTGAGCGGCCTGAGCCTCGGGATCGGCCGAACGACCATCTACTCCGAATCGCTCCGGGTGGATTTCACCGGGCGTTCAGTCGTCGAGGAGTTGCTGCCCGACCCCGAACCGGGCACGACCGCGCCGAAGCTCCAGGGCCGGCTCATGCACGCCCTGACGTCGGCACTCCGGCGGCTCGACCCCGATCACGCAACGGCCTCGGCCTGGCTCGCGGAGGCCTTCGTGTCCTGGACCGACCCGAACACGAAGCAGCGGACCGACGATCCGGTGGTCATCTCCGAGACCGAGACGGACGCGCCGCTGTTCGGCTCGTCGGCCTCGCGGGAGGTCCTCACGGCCTTGCGCCGGGTCGAGCGCGGGCCGATCGCCGAGCTTGTCCCGAGGCTCAAGCGCCTGATCGAGAAGCAACGGCGGCCGGAATTCCTGCTGAACCTCGGGTTGGCCCACGAGGCGCTCGACGACCGCGACGCCGCCATCGACGCCTTCGAGGACGCCCGGGATCACGAGGAGGCCACGTCGGGTATCCGGGCCGAGGCCCGATACCACCTGGGGCGGGTCCTCTATGAGCGGAACCGGGGGACCGACCTCGACCGCGCCATCGGCGAGTTGCGGGAGGCCATCGCGCAGGACGCGGGCCTCACCGGGGCCTTCTACTACCTGGGTCGGGCCCTCCGCGACTCGGCCCGGCGCAACCTCGACGACCTCGCCGTCCAGGCGTTCCGGAAGTATCTCGACGGCGACGCCCCGCTCGGCCATCGGGACGAGGTCCGCCGCTGGATGAACCCGGGCCGGAATGTCACGACCTCGACCCTCTAG
- a CDS encoding caspase family protein, with amino-acid sequence MNRTLYALLVGIDNYPEPRHRLNGCINDITRIREYLDARYRKDAGFTLAPPVVLTDAQATRQAVVDAFRGHLGQAKKGDVALFYYSGHGSQERAPKEFWHLEPDKLDETLVCYDSRMDGPGHHDLADKELAYLIEQVAKPGGHVVVVLDCCHSGSGTRDLRVQQTAVRRMETDLRERPLDTFIMTVQDADRLSRGADGGVGADSGWSAAGAHVLLAACRDDEEAVEYHAEGPDGRVEPRGTFSYFLGDALRTITGPITYRELFARTEALVRSRVPGQTPQIESIPAGNLDLELFDGAIRPTLPFYTLSQRDGQWRIDGGAVHGLPAVDPTDPTLLEVFPFGVPDDDLRTASKALRRVTLSRVEPTSSVVEGGEALDPEQAYKAVIAAMPLPRIGVVFELPDSDGAKLAIQALATARDGSQPSLYVREAGIGAIARFRLLAEGGGYVITSPESDRPLVARIEGQTPATARLAFQRLEHMAKWILASELSNPNTSVQPEDVVLELLDADGQPLPGPSIRLEYQLDTNGKWQPPRFKIRLVNKTGYDLATGVDNGRVLYCGLLDLTDTFAISPLLEAGYVRLGPGESYEAFQGKFVEAKVPDKVWQQGIVEYKDVLKLIVCTKEFNTHLMRQGPLDLPGTKSTTRGITRRGSLNRLMDRLQTREIGVVSEGEDLDDWWATQVIFTTVRPLEAAPVPNAPGRSVALAGGVRLLDHPALKASARLSPAPAASRDLGNLALPRLLRDDPTVSLPFPLAVTRGNDPTLSALILTDVRDDSHREVTPETPLKLQVPRGLADGEYVLPVGFDGEFFLPLGRAERTSAGSTELILERLPDPTSGGKKSLGGSIRIFFQKIVGPWLGSPSPYPILAAAQVGADGVVESTRDVASVAQLVAGAKTILLYVHGIIGDTREMASSALRGGFADRYDLVLTFDYENLNTTIAENARLLGERLKAVGLGAGHGKQLDVVAHSMGGLVSRWFIEREGGNKVARRLVMLGTPNAGSPWPRVVDWATAALALGLNGLTGTPWAASVLGGLVAAGSDPRVTLREMLPGSETLTAMGQDGDPGIPYTILAGNTSIIPAAREDGGPVSRLMARIFGTQALYRVANPFFLGSPNDVAVAIASMTQLGPGRAPLVPVETECDHLTYFRSPAGLASLDRALTS; translated from the coding sequence ATGAATCGCACGCTCTACGCCCTGCTCGTCGGCATCGATAACTACCCCGAGCCGAGACACCGACTCAACGGGTGCATCAACGACATCACCCGGATACGCGAGTACCTCGATGCGCGGTACCGCAAGGACGCCGGCTTCACGCTGGCCCCCCCCGTCGTCCTGACGGACGCCCAGGCGACGCGCCAGGCCGTCGTCGACGCCTTTCGGGGCCATCTCGGGCAGGCGAAGAAGGGGGACGTCGCCCTGTTCTACTACAGCGGCCACGGCTCCCAGGAGCGCGCCCCGAAGGAGTTCTGGCACCTCGAACCGGACAAGCTGGACGAGACGCTGGTCTGCTACGACTCCCGGATGGACGGCCCGGGCCATCACGACCTGGCTGACAAGGAGCTGGCGTACCTGATCGAGCAGGTCGCGAAGCCGGGCGGGCACGTCGTCGTCGTCCTCGACTGCTGCCACTCGGGCTCCGGCACCCGCGACCTCCGCGTCCAGCAGACCGCCGTCCGCCGCATGGAGACCGACCTCCGCGAGCGGCCGCTGGACACCTTCATCATGACGGTTCAGGACGCCGACCGCCTCTCGCGCGGGGCCGACGGCGGCGTCGGGGCCGACTCGGGCTGGTCGGCCGCGGGCGCGCACGTCCTGCTCGCGGCCTGCCGCGACGACGAGGAGGCCGTCGAGTACCACGCCGAAGGGCCCGACGGCCGGGTCGAGCCACGCGGGACGTTCTCGTACTTCCTGGGCGACGCCCTCCGGACGATCACCGGCCCGATCACCTATCGCGAGCTGTTCGCGCGCACCGAGGCCCTCGTGCGCTCCCGGGTCCCCGGGCAGACGCCGCAGATCGAATCGATCCCCGCCGGCAACCTCGACCTGGAGCTGTTCGACGGCGCCATCCGGCCGACGCTGCCGTTCTACACCCTCTCGCAGCGCGACGGCCAGTGGCGGATCGACGGCGGCGCTGTCCATGGCCTCCCGGCGGTCGACCCGACCGACCCAACCCTGCTCGAAGTGTTCCCCTTCGGGGTCCCGGACGACGACCTCCGAACCGCCTCGAAGGCGCTGAGGCGCGTCACCCTCTCCCGGGTCGAGCCGACATCCAGCGTGGTCGAGGGGGGCGAGGCCCTCGACCCCGAGCAGGCGTACAAGGCGGTGATCGCCGCGATGCCCCTGCCGAGGATCGGCGTCGTGTTCGAGCTCCCGGACTCCGACGGCGCGAAGCTGGCGATCCAGGCGCTTGCGACCGCCCGCGACGGGTCCCAGCCCTCGCTCTACGTCCGCGAGGCCGGCATCGGGGCGATCGCCCGCTTCCGCCTCCTGGCCGAGGGCGGCGGCTACGTCATCACCAGCCCCGAGAGCGACCGCCCCCTGGTCGCCCGCATCGAGGGCCAGACCCCGGCCACTGCCCGGTTGGCCTTCCAGCGCCTGGAGCACATGGCCAAGTGGATCCTCGCCTCCGAGCTGAGCAACCCGAACACCTCGGTCCAGCCCGAGGACGTCGTCCTCGAACTCCTGGACGCCGACGGCCAGCCGCTGCCCGGCCCCTCCATCCGGCTGGAGTATCAGCTCGATACGAACGGCAAATGGCAGCCTCCCCGGTTCAAGATCCGGCTCGTGAACAAGACCGGGTACGACCTCGCTACCGGGGTCGATAACGGCCGGGTGCTCTACTGCGGCCTGCTCGACCTGACCGACACCTTCGCCATCAGCCCGCTGCTCGAGGCCGGCTACGTGCGGCTCGGGCCGGGCGAGTCGTACGAGGCGTTCCAGGGCAAGTTCGTCGAGGCCAAGGTGCCCGACAAGGTCTGGCAGCAGGGTATCGTCGAGTACAAGGATGTTCTCAAGCTAATCGTCTGCACGAAGGAGTTTAACACCCACCTCATGCGGCAGGGGCCGCTCGACCTGCCCGGGACGAAGTCGACCACGCGCGGGATCACCCGGCGCGGGAGCCTGAACCGGCTCATGGACCGGTTGCAGACCCGCGAGATCGGGGTCGTCTCCGAGGGCGAGGACCTCGACGACTGGTGGGCCACGCAGGTGATCTTCACGACCGTCCGCCCGCTGGAGGCCGCCCCGGTCCCGAACGCCCCGGGCCGCTCGGTGGCCCTGGCCGGGGGCGTCCGGCTGCTCGACCACCCGGCGCTCAAGGCGAGCGCCCGCCTGAGCCCCGCCCCCGCCGCCTCGCGCGACCTGGGGAACCTCGCCCTCCCGCGCCTGCTACGCGACGACCCGACGGTCAGCCTGCCGTTCCCCCTGGCCGTCACGCGCGGGAACGATCCCACGCTCAGTGCCCTCATCCTGACCGACGTCCGGGACGATTCCCATCGGGAAGTTACCCCCGAGACGCCGTTGAAGCTCCAGGTCCCTCGAGGCCTGGCGGACGGCGAGTACGTCCTGCCGGTCGGATTCGACGGCGAGTTCTTCCTCCCCCTGGGCCGGGCCGAGCGCACGTCCGCCGGCTCTACCGAGCTGATCCTGGAACGCCTGCCCGATCCGACCTCGGGCGGGAAGAAGAGCCTGGGCGGCTCGATCCGGATCTTCTTCCAGAAGATCGTCGGCCCGTGGCTGGGCAGCCCGAGCCCGTACCCGATCCTCGCCGCCGCCCAAGTCGGGGCCGACGGCGTCGTCGAGTCCACCCGGGACGTGGCGAGCGTCGCGCAGCTCGTCGCTGGGGCGAAGACTATCCTGCTCTACGTGCACGGGATCATCGGCGACACCCGCGAGATGGCCTCCAGCGCCCTGCGGGGCGGATTCGCGGACCGGTACGACCTGGTCCTGACCTTCGACTACGAGAATCTGAACACGACGATCGCCGAGAACGCGCGGCTGCTCGGCGAGCGGCTCAAGGCCGTCGGCCTCGGGGCCGGGCACGGCAAGCAGCTCGACGTCGTGGCGCACTCGATGGGCGGCCTCGTCTCCCGCTGGTTCATCGAGCGCGAGGGAGGGAACAAGGTCGCCCGCCGGCTGGTGATGCTGGGGACGCCTAACGCGGGCTCGCCCTGGCCCCGCGTCGTGGACTGGGCGACGGCCGCCCTCGCCCTGGGCTTGAACGGCCTGACCGGCACCCCCTGGGCGGCGTCTGTCCTGGGAGGCCTGGTCGCCGCCGGGAGCGATCCGCGCGTGACGCTGCGCGAGATGCTGCCCGGCTCGGAGACGCTGACCGCGATGGGCCAGGACGGCGATCCCGGCATCCCCTACACGATACTGGCCGGCAACACGTCCATCATCCCGGCGGCTCGCGAGGACGGCGGGCCGGTGAGCCGGTTGATGGCGCGGATCTTCGGAACCCAGGCGCTCTACAGGGTCGCCAACCCGTTCTTCCTCGGCTCGCCGAACGACGTGGCGGTCGCCATCGCGAGCATGACGCAGCTCGGCCCCGGGCGGGCGCCGCTGGTCCCGGTGGAGACCGAATGCGATCATCTGACCTACTTCCGCAGCCCGGCGGGTCTGGCGAGCCTTGACAGGGCGTTGACGAGCTGA
- a CDS encoding esterase/lipase family protein, translating into MSTAESSEDRRRRLLVETQGRRLDEAYLHGSIRDDLQTEAADADPDSIVTPEMLDQIEEYMDEIEGAGVPPGVLSDRETSQSRAFFSTDAVIIVPGFLASSLSDTRRGGLGLIWVSRGLYGSNRFGALRLGAYDGHEADLNPDVRIISTGGLPLIYDVLRLGLEALRYTTSTFGVDWRKDLEIAARGLRDRIKELGGGSKGYPIHLVAHSQGAMVARRALQLLKDDLGQEVVRRIVKHLVLLGPANAGSFSAALAISGDHESLPMLRKLTFEPTGGFSRVFATMSGLYQLMPWDASRLPSLGDPEHAVGRPEFWRGKADFDEARLNKYYGWARSIDTAFFNDRTSVILGDYEGYAGLKTPAGVAFGPDGHLAVTEEYAGDGTVPHCNAVLPGTATYMVAKTDHPMLPTYRNVVQSVRLILNGNDPTVGGWATRMPDDPRAPEYHR; encoded by the coding sequence ATGTCAACTGCGGAATCGAGTGAAGACCGCCGGCGCCGATTGCTTGTTGAGACCCAGGGCCGCCGGCTCGACGAGGCATACCTGCACGGATCGATCCGCGACGACCTCCAGACCGAGGCCGCCGACGCGGACCCCGACTCCATCGTGACCCCCGAGATGCTCGACCAGATCGAGGAGTACATGGACGAGATCGAGGGCGCGGGGGTGCCCCCCGGCGTCCTCTCCGACCGCGAGACGAGCCAGTCGCGCGCCTTCTTCAGCACCGACGCCGTCATCATCGTGCCCGGCTTCCTGGCCAGCTCGCTGAGCGACACCCGGCGCGGCGGCCTGGGCCTGATCTGGGTCTCCCGGGGCCTCTACGGCTCCAACCGCTTCGGCGCCCTGCGCCTGGGGGCGTACGACGGCCACGAGGCGGACCTCAACCCCGATGTGCGCATCATCTCGACCGGGGGGCTGCCCCTCATCTACGACGTGCTCCGGCTCGGCCTGGAGGCGCTGCGGTACACGACCAGCACCTTCGGAGTCGACTGGCGCAAGGACCTGGAGATCGCCGCCCGGGGCCTGCGCGATCGGATCAAGGAGCTGGGCGGCGGCTCGAAAGGCTACCCGATCCACCTCGTCGCCCACTCGCAGGGCGCGATGGTCGCGCGGCGGGCGCTGCAACTGCTCAAGGACGACCTCGGCCAGGAGGTGGTCCGGCGCATCGTCAAGCACCTGGTCCTGCTCGGCCCGGCCAACGCGGGAAGCTTCTCCGCCGCCCTGGCGATCTCCGGCGACCACGAGTCGCTGCCGATGCTCCGCAAGCTGACGTTCGAGCCGACGGGCGGCTTCAGCCGCGTCTTCGCGACGATGTCCGGCCTGTACCAGCTCATGCCCTGGGACGCCTCGCGGCTCCCCTCGCTGGGCGACCCGGAGCACGCCGTCGGCCGTCCCGAGTTCTGGAGAGGCAAGGCCGACTTCGACGAGGCCCGGCTCAATAAGTATTATGGCTGGGCCCGCTCGATCGACACCGCGTTCTTCAACGACCGGACGTCCGTCATCCTCGGCGACTACGAGGGGTACGCGGGGCTGAAGACCCCCGCCGGGGTCGCGTTCGGGCCCGACGGGCACCTGGCCGTCACCGAGGAGTATGCCGGCGACGGCACCGTGCCGCACTGCAACGCTGTCCTGCCCGGCACGGCGACCTACATGGTTGCGAAGACCGACCATCCGATGCTGCCGACCTACCGCAACGTGGTCCAGTCGGTGCGTCTGATCCTCAATGGCAACGACCCGACCGTTGGCGGCTGGGCGACCCGCATGCCCGACGACCCGAGGGCGCCCGAGTATCACCGGTGA
- a CDS encoding caspase family protein → MTATPAGADRLRALIVGSGFYFPNQLPDGSSFRSLLGAAADAERVAAFVRDRLVVPADRLVVLSATATGVPDQAAPPEPSERWPTYENLVGAFTALTAAVELGDPVLIYYSGHGGRARTAYPELKEADGIDESLVPCNIGDPAARYLRDVELACLLARLVERGADLTVILDSCHSGGATRSMAPGVMVRGLARIDEGPRPTASLVGTREQLGATWRRLATPGRRAIGVETGGWLPDAAAPILLAACREVEEAKETAFDGYGHGGVLTFWLLDTLRRLDPGLTYGRLRDRLVAKVHTQFENQTPVLVGEADRPVFGGLPSLEEPAILVLKSDLANRRLLVEAGQAQELTRGTQLAIYPPGAPSIRDPEGRLGLAELAEPGASESWASLTETFGDRPIEDGALAVVIAPGPRALRRKVRLVGEGPWLAQVATALHAGGRGFVERAAEAEPAEFQVTGAGGRFTILASDGTPVPNQGPPLPTGTAEAAELVARLVHLARFRVVYQIDNPDLRSPLANKVVATVEPDGSTPGAPPSSSPVPLRVGDRFHLTIRNQSTRTLSLAVLNLQPNWRVVKLLPRDEDAFAIESGRSRSWTLVASSLPEGCHEAIDFLKVFATLRPTRFRWLELPPLGSPDRPGSRNIPHNPLEELFAALGADQLATRALLPSLSPGRDWTTATVELRLRRDAGGTA, encoded by the coding sequence ATGACCGCGACGCCGGCCGGTGCGGACCGCCTCCGGGCCCTGATCGTAGGCTCGGGTTTCTATTTCCCGAACCAGCTCCCCGACGGATCCTCGTTCCGTAGCCTGCTTGGGGCGGCCGCGGACGCGGAGCGGGTCGCCGCCTTCGTGCGCGATCGGCTGGTCGTCCCGGCCGATCGCCTGGTCGTCCTGTCTGCCACCGCCACCGGCGTGCCGGACCAGGCCGCTCCGCCCGAGCCGAGCGAGCGGTGGCCGACCTACGAGAACCTCGTGGGCGCCTTCACCGCGCTCACCGCCGCGGTCGAGCTGGGCGATCCGGTGCTGATCTACTACTCGGGCCACGGGGGGCGGGCACGGACGGCGTACCCCGAGCTCAAAGAGGCCGACGGCATCGACGAATCGCTCGTCCCCTGCAACATCGGCGACCCCGCCGCACGATACCTGCGTGACGTCGAGCTGGCCTGCCTGCTGGCACGCCTGGTGGAGCGGGGCGCGGACCTGACGGTCATCCTGGATAGTTGCCATTCGGGCGGGGCGACCCGGTCCATGGCCCCCGGGGTCATGGTCCGCGGGCTGGCGAGGATCGACGAGGGCCCGCGGCCGACCGCCAGCCTGGTCGGCACCCGCGAACAGCTCGGGGCGACCTGGCGCCGGCTGGCGACCCCGGGCCGGCGGGCCATCGGCGTCGAGACCGGCGGTTGGCTCCCCGACGCCGCCGCCCCGATCCTGCTGGCCGCCTGCCGCGAGGTCGAGGAGGCCAAGGAGACCGCCTTCGACGGCTACGGCCACGGTGGCGTCCTGACCTTCTGGCTCCTGGACACGCTGCGGCGGCTCGACCCGGGGCTGACCTACGGGCGCCTGCGCGACCGCCTCGTCGCCAAGGTCCACACCCAGTTCGAGAACCAGACGCCGGTGCTCGTCGGCGAGGCCGATCGGCCCGTCTTCGGGGGGTTGCCTTCCCTCGAGGAACCAGCGATCCTGGTCCTCAAGTCCGACCTGGCCAACCGTCGCTTGCTCGTCGAGGCCGGCCAGGCCCAGGAGCTGACCCGAGGGACCCAGCTGGCGATCTACCCCCCGGGCGCCCCGTCGATCCGGGATCCTGAAGGCCGACTCGGCCTCGCCGAGCTGGCCGAGCCCGGCGCCTCCGAATCGTGGGCCAGTCTGACGGAGACCTTCGGCGACCGGCCGATCGAGGACGGCGCCTTGGCCGTGGTGATCGCCCCAGGCCCCCGGGCGCTGAGGCGGAAGGTGCGGCTGGTCGGCGAGGGACCCTGGTTGGCCCAGGTCGCGACGGCCCTCCACGCCGGCGGGCGTGGGTTCGTCGAGCGGGCCGCCGAGGCCGAGCCGGCCGAGTTCCAGGTCACCGGTGCGGGCGGTCGCTTCACGATCCTCGCCAGCGACGGGACGCCGGTGCCCAACCAGGGGCCGCCGCTCCCGACCGGGACGGCCGAGGCCGCCGAGTTGGTTGCGCGGCTGGTCCACCTCGCCCGCTTCCGTGTCGTCTACCAGATCGACAACCCCGACCTGCGGTCCCCCCTGGCGAACAAGGTCGTCGCCACGGTCGAGCCGGACGGGTCGACACCCGGGGCCCCGCCATCCTCCTCGCCCGTACCGCTACGGGTGGGCGACCGGTTCCACCTGACGATCCGCAACCAATCGACGAGGACCCTTAGCCTCGCGGTGCTGAACCTCCAGCCGAACTGGCGGGTCGTGAAGCTGTTGCCGCGCGACGAGGACGCCTTCGCGATCGAATCCGGCCGATCACGCTCCTGGACCCTGGTCGCCTCATCCCTACCCGAGGGCTGCCATGAGGCCATCGACTTCTTGAAGGTCTTCGCCACGCTCCGGCCGACGCGGTTTCGCTGGCTCGAACTCCCGCCCCTCGGGTCTCCCGATCGGCCGGGCAGCCGGAATATCCCTCACAACCCCCTGGAAGAACTCTTCGCGGCGCTCGGGGCCGATCAGCTCGCGACGAGGGCCTTGCTCCCTTCCCTCTCGCCCGGGCGCGATTGGACGACGGCCACCGTCGAATTGCGTCTCCGCCGGGACGCCGGAGGGACGGCCTGA